A single region of the Leisingera thetidis genome encodes:
- a CDS encoding ABC transporter substrate-binding protein produces the protein MKTTSFAHQLAARAALPRLSVGMTESVNIGFLGPLSGRVESWGLPGLNGCRIWEDGLNKAGGLLIGGRRYPIRIHSYDCGYDPERSLEGAVELVEKNKVKLMLMLGGDTFAPVRDFLMRSKVLTSTLLPTDLSPDTPYLIAPSEAHPIQNVTGVAWLAETRPELQTVALCSQADLLGLPAQAVYRAAFKAADKTILREVQYDPGSSDPGPVVDPMLESGADILCWCSSYAPMVHAMTEYAYAKGFKGQIISCTMDGYDQLIERTSPEFMEGVVFQFPDFDDPMLREKAFFFNRPHVFFEEYNRRFPGSWSAVSWEYVAILDIWHSAVEKAGSVAPLSVLAAMKQLGHVTHAFGHAEWWGEDIFGISNALVGDWPVVTIQEGKARIAAFKSIPGWLAQHSSLLKAEMSALGQLWHQRLESGAPGSEVSSRAVRSSDAVS, from the coding sequence ATGAAGACGACGAGTTTTGCGCATCAGCTGGCCGCCCGCGCGGCGCTGCCCCGGCTGTCGGTCGGGATGACAGAATCAGTGAACATCGGCTTTCTCGGTCCGCTTTCGGGCCGGGTGGAGAGCTGGGGGCTGCCCGGATTGAACGGCTGCCGGATCTGGGAGGACGGGCTGAACAAGGCCGGCGGGCTGCTGATCGGCGGCCGCCGCTACCCGATCCGCATCCACTCCTATGACTGTGGCTACGACCCGGAACGGTCGCTGGAGGGTGCGGTGGAGCTGGTCGAGAAAAACAAGGTCAAGCTGATGCTGATGCTGGGCGGCGACACCTTTGCGCCGGTGCGGGATTTCCTGATGCGCAGCAAGGTGCTGACCTCGACGCTGCTGCCGACCGACCTGTCGCCGGACACGCCGTATCTGATTGCGCCGAGCGAGGCGCATCCGATCCAGAACGTGACCGGGGTGGCCTGGCTGGCGGAGACCCGGCCGGAACTGCAGACCGTGGCCCTGTGCAGCCAGGCCGACCTGCTGGGGCTGCCCGCGCAGGCGGTTTACCGGGCGGCGTTCAAGGCCGCGGACAAGACGATCCTGCGGGAAGTGCAGTATGATCCGGGGTCCAGCGATCCGGGGCCGGTGGTGGACCCGATGCTGGAGAGCGGCGCCGATATCCTGTGCTGGTGCTCGTCCTATGCGCCGATGGTGCATGCGATGACGGAATATGCCTACGCCAAGGGTTTCAAGGGCCAGATCATCAGCTGCACCATGGATGGCTATGACCAGCTGATCGAGCGGACCTCGCCGGAGTTCATGGAAGGGGTGGTGTTCCAGTTTCCGGATTTCGACGATCCGATGCTGCGGGAGAAGGCGTTTTTCTTCAACCGGCCGCATGTGTTTTTCGAGGAGTACAACCGCCGTTTCCCCGGCAGCTGGTCGGCGGTGAGCTGGGAATATGTGGCGATCCTCGACATCTGGCACAGCGCGGTGGAAAAGGCGGGCTCGGTGGCGCCGCTGTCGGTGCTGGCGGCGATGAAGCAGCTGGGCCATGTGACCCATGCCTTTGGCCATGCGGAATGGTGGGGCGAGGATATCTTCGGGATTTCCAATGCCTTGGTCGGCGACTGGCCGGTGGTGACCATCCAGGAGGGCAAGGCGCGGATTGCCGCGTTCAAGTCGATCCCCGGCTGGCTGGCGCAGCATTCGAGCCTTCTGAAGGCGGAAATGTCGGCGCTGGGCCAGCTCTGGCACCAGCGCCTGGAGAGCGGAGCGCCGGGCAGCGAAGTGAGTTCGCGCGCGGTGCGGAGCTCGGACGCGGTCTCATAG
- a CDS encoding sterol desaturase family protein, protein MSEQELKGWHHLPPLPLQTSPLFQWPPRPVAALKWWLSGWFLISEKLIIAGIALISFCWFQPPLEQSRHLGLDWILPVYLRNLVLMGGVAGLLHVYFYSFTAQGKRLKYDPRPLMKSGRQFTLGGQVRDNMFWTMTSGVLFWTAYEVLMFWAMANGYAPMITWAAHPVWFIALFWLIPIWESFYFYWIHRLLHLPFFYRHVHSVHHRNINVGPWSGMSMHPVEHAIFLGSVLIHWLVAAHPVHILYHLQFNALTAATTHTGFEGLLMKDRNRLNLGTFHHQMHHRYFECNYGSLEVPWDKVFGSFHDGTVQADAEIKERRKRITGG, encoded by the coding sequence ATGAGCGAACAAGAGCTGAAAGGCTGGCACCACTTGCCGCCGCTGCCGCTGCAGACGTCGCCGCTGTTTCAGTGGCCGCCGCGCCCGGTTGCAGCGCTGAAGTGGTGGCTAAGCGGCTGGTTTCTGATCTCGGAGAAACTGATCATCGCCGGGATTGCGTTGATCTCATTCTGCTGGTTTCAGCCGCCGCTGGAGCAGAGCCGGCACTTGGGGCTGGACTGGATCCTGCCGGTGTACCTGCGCAACCTGGTGCTGATGGGCGGGGTGGCCGGGCTGCTTCATGTGTATTTCTACAGTTTCACCGCGCAGGGGAAGCGTCTGAAGTACGACCCGCGGCCGCTGATGAAGAGCGGCCGCCAGTTCACCCTGGGCGGGCAGGTCCGCGATAACATGTTCTGGACGATGACCAGCGGCGTGTTATTCTGGACCGCTTATGAGGTGCTGATGTTCTGGGCCATGGCCAACGGCTATGCCCCAATGATCACCTGGGCGGCGCATCCGGTCTGGTTCATTGCGCTGTTCTGGCTGATCCCGATCTGGGAGAGCTTCTATTTCTATTGGATCCACCGGCTGCTGCATCTGCCGTTCTTCTACAGGCATGTGCATTCGGTGCATCACCGCAATATCAATGTGGGCCCCTGGTCGGGCATGTCGATGCACCCGGTGGAGCATGCGATTTTTCTGGGGTCGGTGCTGATCCACTGGCTGGTGGCGGCGCACCCGGTGCATATCCTGTACCACCTGCAGTTCAATGCGCTGACCGCGGCGACCACCCACACCGGGTTCGAGGGGCTGCTGATGAAGGACCGGAACCGGCTGAATCTGGGCACCTTTCACCATCAGATGCATCACCGGTATTTCGAGTGCAATTACGGCTCGCTCGAGGTGCCGTGGGACAAGGTGTTCGGCTCATTCCACGACGGCACGGTGCAGGCGGATGCGGAGATCAAAGAGCGCCGGAAACGGATCACGGGCGGCTGA
- a CDS encoding NAD(P)-binding domain-containing protein, whose translation MTKKRIAIIGAGPSGLAQLRAFQSAANNGEEIPDIVCFEKQDNWGGLWNYTWRTGLDENGEPVHCSMYRYLWSNGPKEGLEFADYSFEEHFGKQIASYPPRAVLFDYIEGRVKKADVRKWIRFNSPIRWVEYNEDKGNFTVTVHDHEKDSTYKEDFDHVICASGHFSTPNVPFYPGFDTFNGRVLHAHDFRDAREFKGKDILILGASYSAEDIGSQCWKYGCNSITSSYRSAPMGFKWPDNWEEKPGLESVSGNTATFVDGSQKDFDAIILCTGYKHFFSFLPDDLRLKTSNRLATADLYKGVVFAHNPKMFYLGMQDQWFTFNMFDAQAWWVRDAIMGKIEIPSDKATMLADVQERVEREEASDDVKYAIKYQGDYVLELIEETDYPTFDVAGACQAFYEWKGHKAEDIMAFRNHSYKSVITGTMAPLHHTPWKDALDDSLEAYLQN comes from the coding sequence ATGACCAAGAAACGTATTGCCATCATCGGCGCCGGCCCCTCCGGCCTGGCCCAGCTTCGCGCATTCCAGTCCGCCGCCAACAACGGCGAAGAGATTCCGGACATTGTCTGCTTTGAAAAGCAGGACAACTGGGGCGGCCTGTGGAACTACACCTGGCGCACCGGCCTGGATGAAAACGGCGAGCCGGTGCACTGCTCGATGTACCGCTACCTGTGGTCCAACGGCCCCAAGGAGGGCCTGGAATTCGCCGACTATTCCTTCGAGGAGCATTTCGGCAAGCAGATCGCCTCTTACCCGCCGCGCGCGGTGCTGTTCGATTACATCGAGGGCCGGGTGAAAAAGGCCGATGTGCGCAAGTGGATCCGTTTCAACTCGCCGATCCGCTGGGTCGAATACAACGAGGACAAGGGCAACTTCACCGTCACCGTGCACGACCACGAGAAGGACAGCACCTACAAGGAAGACTTCGACCACGTGATCTGCGCCTCGGGCCACTTCTCCACCCCGAATGTGCCGTTCTACCCCGGTTTCGACACCTTCAACGGCCGCGTGCTGCATGCGCATGACTTCCGCGACGCCCGCGAATTCAAGGGCAAGGACATCCTGATCCTCGGCGCCTCCTATTCGGCAGAGGACATCGGCTCGCAGTGCTGGAAATACGGCTGCAATTCCATCACTTCCTCCTACCGCTCGGCCCCGATGGGCTTCAAATGGCCGGACAACTGGGAAGAAAAGCCCGGGCTGGAATCGGTCAGCGGCAACACAGCCACCTTCGTCGACGGCTCCCAGAAGGATTTCGACGCCATCATCCTGTGCACCGGCTACAAGCACTTCTTCAGCTTCCTGCCGGATGATCTGCGCCTGAAGACCTCCAACCGCCTGGCAACCGCCGATCTCTACAAGGGCGTGGTCTTTGCCCATAACCCCAAGATGTTCTACCTCGGCATGCAGGACCAGTGGTTCACCTTCAACATGTTCGACGCCCAGGCCTGGTGGGTCCGCGACGCGATCATGGGCAAGATCGAGATCCCCTCGGACAAGGCAACCATGCTGGCCGATGTCCAGGAGCGCGTCGAGCGCGAGGAAGCCTCGGACGACGTCAAATACGCGATCAAGTACCAGGGCGACTACGTGCTGGAGCTGATCGAGGAAACCGACTACCCGACCTTCGACGTGGCGGGCGCCTGCCAGGCGTTCTACGAGTGGAAAGGCCACAAGGCCGAAGACATCATGGCCTTCCGCAACCACTCCTACAAATCGGTCATCACCGGCACCATGGCGCCCCTGCACCACACCCCGTGGAAGGACGCCCTGGACGACTCGCTGGAAGCATATCTGCAAAACTAG
- a CDS encoding ABC transporter ATP-binding protein, with product MTDFLEVKDLTMRFGGLTAVDNLSFKVAHGTIHGLIGPNGAGKTTTFNMISGFYRPTAGQVLLRGEDISGLQMHEVARRGVVRTFQHSTLFAELTVLENALVGTHMPFRPNIFAAIIGWDKEDRSGAGARAREALEFFGLDHVMHERAGDLSHGHQRALGMAVAYASHPDVILLDEPFTGMNPEETRQMMDLMERLKSDGITILIVEHDMQAIMGLCDNITCMSFGKFLAEGGPQEIRNHPAVIEAYLGGARHVA from the coding sequence ATGACCGATTTTCTCGAAGTCAAAGATCTGACCATGCGGTTCGGCGGCCTGACGGCGGTGGACAATCTGTCGTTCAAGGTGGCGCACGGCACCATTCACGGGCTGATCGGCCCCAACGGGGCGGGCAAGACCACGACCTTCAACATGATCTCGGGCTTTTACAGGCCCACCGCGGGCCAGGTGCTGCTGCGCGGCGAGGACATCTCCGGCCTGCAGATGCATGAGGTGGCCCGGCGCGGGGTGGTGCGGACGTTCCAGCATTCGACCCTTTTTGCCGAGCTGACGGTGCTGGAGAATGCGCTGGTCGGCACCCATATGCCGTTCCGCCCCAACATCTTTGCCGCCATCATCGGCTGGGACAAGGAGGACCGCAGCGGCGCCGGGGCGCGGGCCAGGGAGGCGCTGGAGTTCTTCGGCCTGGATCATGTGATGCACGAACGGGCCGGCGATCTGAGCCACGGCCACCAGCGGGCGCTGGGCATGGCGGTGGCCTATGCCAGCCACCCGGATGTGATCCTGCTGGATGAGCCGTTCACCGGGATGAACCCGGAGGAGACCCGGCAGATGATGGACCTGATGGAGCGCTTGAAGAGTGACGGGATCACCATCCTGATCGTCGAGCACGACATGCAGGCGATCATGGGGCTGTGCGACAACATCACCTGCATGAGCTTTGGCAAGTTCCTGGCCGAAGGCGGCCCGCAGGAGATCCGCAACCACCCGGCGGTGATCGAAGCCTATTTGGGAGGCGCGCGCCATGTTGCTTGA
- a CDS encoding branched-chain amino acid ABC transporter permease produces MPKFLIWTAALAALIALPHGLSFSQQEILVFLTINVLLVASYRLLTLTGEWSLGHVVIMGVGAYSSALLTKKLGVYVPVSMLLGGVIAALIAVLLSFPLFRMKGFYFLIGSFAAGEIIRLLWKRFRDPFGGAKGIKGIDPMPDFSAGFYQFDFFEPASYYYFAGAVVAVCLWILWRIEKSPVGLTFHAVHWQDKLAQASGVNVRAYRTLAFAIASGFAGISGALLAHYVGTINPNAFDIDLMVYVLTWAIVGGTATFYGPILGCVVLTVINEIVLRELGLEQMRPLIYGAIMILSILFLPNGLESIVQKFTQRRAAGGAPERRPAE; encoded by the coding sequence GTGCCTAAGTTCCTGATTTGGACCGCGGCGCTGGCCGCGCTGATCGCCCTGCCGCATGGCCTCAGCTTCTCGCAGCAGGAAATCCTGGTGTTCCTGACCATCAACGTGCTGCTGGTCGCCAGCTACCGGTTGCTGACCCTGACCGGCGAATGGTCATTGGGGCATGTGGTGATCATGGGGGTCGGGGCCTATTCCTCTGCCCTGCTGACCAAGAAGCTGGGGGTTTACGTACCCGTCTCGATGCTGCTGGGCGGGGTGATTGCGGCGCTGATCGCGGTGCTGCTGTCGTTCCCGCTGTTCCGGATGAAGGGGTTCTATTTCCTGATCGGCTCCTTTGCCGCGGGTGAAATCATCCGTCTGCTGTGGAAGCGGTTCCGGGATCCGTTCGGCGGCGCCAAGGGGATCAAGGGGATCGATCCGATGCCGGATTTCTCGGCCGGCTTCTACCAGTTCGATTTCTTCGAGCCGGCCTCATACTACTATTTCGCGGGTGCTGTCGTGGCGGTCTGCCTGTGGATCCTGTGGCGGATCGAGAAATCGCCGGTCGGCCTGACCTTCCATGCGGTGCATTGGCAGGACAAGCTGGCGCAGGCCTCAGGTGTGAATGTGCGGGCCTACCGGACGCTGGCCTTTGCCATTGCCTCGGGCTTTGCCGGCATCTCGGGGGCGCTGCTGGCGCATTATGTGGGCACCATCAATCCCAACGCCTTTGACATCGACCTGATGGTTTATGTGCTGACCTGGGCGATTGTTGGCGGCACCGCCACTTTCTATGGCCCGATCCTGGGCTGTGTGGTGCTGACCGTCATCAACGAGATTGTGCTGCGCGAGCTTGGACTCGAGCAGATGCGGCCGCTGATCTATGGCGCCATCATGATCCTGTCGATCCTGTTCCTGCCCAATGGTCTGGAAAGCATCGTGCAGAAATTCACTCAGAGACGCGCCGCGGGCGGCGCGCCCGAACGGAGGCCGGCAGAATGA
- a CDS encoding branched-chain amino acid ABC transporter permease → MLDLLAQTGLNAVYAASYISLVAVGLVLIFGVMGVINFAHGELFMAGAYAVVALYADLNVPFFAAVAIGLLFVGCLGLLMEKALFRPLKTNPLGGLVASIGFLMILQALAVMGFGVRMEHIPPVTQEVIAFTDKVRLPVARLYVIVAAVVLLSALWYFLKRTRFGWALRASAQDPEAAALQGISIVQTAKIAMFIGAGLAGIAGALTAPLVSVNPHMGHSVIVTAFIVIIVGGVGSLEGAIVASIAYALVHTFVTTFYDGVLADIVGLSLMLVVLIVKPTGLFGSADRA, encoded by the coding sequence ATGCTGGACCTTCTGGCGCAGACCGGCCTCAACGCCGTGTATGCTGCGAGCTATATTTCCCTTGTTGCTGTGGGACTTGTGCTGATTTTTGGCGTCATGGGGGTGATCAACTTTGCCCATGGCGAACTGTTCATGGCGGGCGCCTATGCAGTGGTGGCGCTTTATGCCGATCTGAATGTGCCGTTCTTTGCCGCGGTGGCCATCGGCCTGCTGTTCGTGGGCTGCCTGGGCCTGTTGATGGAGAAGGCGCTGTTCCGGCCATTGAAGACCAACCCCCTGGGCGGGCTGGTGGCCTCGATCGGCTTTCTGATGATCCTGCAGGCGCTGGCGGTGATGGGGTTCGGCGTGCGGATGGAGCATATCCCGCCGGTGACACAGGAGGTGATTGCCTTCACTGACAAAGTGCGGCTGCCGGTGGCGCGGCTTTATGTGATCGTGGCTGCCGTGGTGCTGCTGTCGGCGCTCTGGTATTTCCTGAAGCGGACCAGGTTCGGCTGGGCGCTGCGGGCCTCGGCGCAGGATCCGGAAGCGGCGGCGCTGCAGGGGATTTCGATCGTCCAGACCGCCAAGATCGCCATGTTCATCGGCGCGGGGCTGGCGGGGATCGCCGGAGCGCTGACCGCGCCGCTGGTCTCGGTCAATCCGCATATGGGCCATTCGGTGATCGTCACCGCCTTTATCGTCATCATCGTCGGCGGGGTCGGCTCGCTGGAGGGGGCCATCGTCGCGTCCATCGCCTATGCGCTGGTGCATACGTTTGTCACCACCTTCTATGACGGGGTGCTGGCCGACATCGTTGGGCTGTCGCTGATGCTGGTTGTGCTGATCGTGAAGCCGACCGGCCTGTTCGGGAGTGCGGACCGTGCCTAA
- a CDS encoding ABC transporter substrate-binding protein, which translates to MISKIVKSGLTRRTFLKSTAVTALSAGLPGASRAAGSTIRIGFLAPLTGAVAAWGKPGLDGCQIWAERVNAAGGIKLGDGSHEIEFVSYDNEYDPAKARTGATKLIREDGVSFIMMLGGDTWPGVQPVADKTGMLFSTLLPSDLSPDTSTLIAPAEVHPIYNVTGVEWLAENKPELKTAVMCAQDDALGLPSVATYLAAFEAAGIEMLDAPLLFDPATTDFAPVVTRLISKDPDIVCLDTCYSDYVHPIAEQLFQQGFKGQIISCTADFYDQMIAKTSEEFMEGFVFQFPDFDDPALNGSNINFTDPNGFYAEYNRRHPGQWGAVSWEYASIMDLWKAAAEKAGSASPDAVAAAMKDGKGKHAFGDADWWGTELFGIDNALVGDWPVVAIEQGKARIKDFRSIPDWYAKHGDLLVKHMQAYDQMWDQRS; encoded by the coding sequence ATGATTTCCAAGATCGTGAAATCGGGGCTGACCCGCAGGACGTTCCTCAAGTCGACAGCGGTCACCGCGCTGAGTGCCGGGCTGCCGGGCGCGTCGCGGGCGGCGGGCAGTACCATCAGGATTGGCTTTCTGGCGCCGCTGACCGGCGCGGTGGCAGCCTGGGGCAAGCCCGGGCTGGACGGCTGCCAGATCTGGGCGGAACGGGTGAATGCCGCCGGCGGCATCAAGCTGGGCGACGGCAGCCATGAAATCGAGTTCGTGTCCTATGACAATGAATACGACCCGGCCAAGGCGCGCACCGGCGCCACCAAGCTGATCCGCGAGGATGGCGTCAGCTTCATCATGATGCTGGGCGGCGACACCTGGCCCGGCGTGCAGCCGGTCGCGGACAAGACCGGGATGCTGTTTTCGACGCTGCTGCCGTCGGACCTGTCGCCCGACACCAGCACGCTGATTGCGCCGGCCGAAGTGCATCCGATCTACAATGTGACCGGGGTGGAATGGCTGGCCGAGAACAAGCCCGAGCTGAAGACCGCGGTGATGTGCGCGCAGGATGATGCGCTGGGGCTGCCCTCGGTTGCGACTTATCTGGCAGCGTTCGAGGCGGCGGGCATCGAGATGCTGGACGCGCCGCTGCTGTTCGATCCGGCAACCACCGATTTTGCGCCGGTTGTGACCCGGCTGATCAGCAAGGATCCGGATATCGTCTGCCTCGACACCTGCTACAGCGACTATGTGCACCCGATTGCCGAGCAGCTGTTCCAGCAGGGTTTCAAGGGGCAGATCATCTCCTGCACCGCGGATTTTTATGATCAGATGATTGCCAAAACGTCGGAAGAGTTCATGGAAGGCTTTGTCTTCCAGTTCCCGGATTTCGATGATCCGGCGCTGAATGGCAGCAACATCAACTTCACCGATCCGAACGGGTTCTATGCCGAGTACAACAGGCGGCACCCGGGCCAGTGGGGCGCGGTGAGCTGGGAATATGCCTCGATCATGGACCTGTGGAAGGCGGCGGCGGAGAAGGCCGGGTCGGCCAGCCCGGACGCGGTGGCGGCTGCGATGAAAGACGGCAAGGGCAAGCATGCATTCGGCGATGCCGATTGGTGGGGCACCGAGCTGTTCGGCATCGACAACGCGCTGGTCGGCGACTGGCCGGTGGTGGCGATCGAACAGGGCAAGGCCCGCATCAAGGACTTCCGCTCGATCCCTGACTGGTATGCCAAACACGGTGACCTGCTGGTGAAGCACATGCAGGCCTACGACCAGATGTGGGATCAGCGCAGCTGA
- a CDS encoding LysR family transcriptional regulator — protein sequence MPVTLKAMRYFTTALRHGNISRAAEELHVAASAVSAAIDQVEARFQLQLATRHRARGIAPTRAGQEMARKFTRLLEEYDTVLAEGAELKHEFSGSFRLGYYAPVAPGFLPQILAPFLASGQQVSLNLEECHNDAAQAGLQDGRFDAILFVPDGTCPQIEYEVLLKAPAYALLHPGHPLAARTDLSLADLADEPLIALNRPMVSDYQQRLFETLGRRPGTVVQANTTEMVRGMVAAGHGCAVLNMRPATDLSYGGQRLTARPLRDAGAPLQLAAGYHRENPRRIVSAFVQGCKAWAASPAAADFVVLPPNETGAP from the coding sequence ATGCCCGTCACACTCAAAGCGATGCGGTACTTCACCACCGCCCTGCGCCACGGCAACATCAGCCGCGCCGCAGAGGAACTGCATGTCGCCGCCTCGGCGGTGTCAGCGGCCATCGATCAGGTCGAAGCCCGGTTCCAGCTGCAGCTCGCCACCCGCCACCGCGCCCGCGGCATCGCGCCGACCCGCGCGGGGCAGGAAATGGCACGCAAGTTCACCCGCCTGCTGGAGGAATATGACACCGTCCTTGCAGAAGGCGCCGAGCTGAAGCACGAATTCAGCGGCAGTTTCCGGCTGGGGTATTATGCGCCGGTGGCGCCGGGCTTCCTGCCGCAGATCCTGGCTCCGTTTCTGGCCTCCGGCCAGCAGGTCAGCCTGAATCTCGAGGAATGCCATAACGACGCCGCCCAGGCCGGCCTGCAGGACGGGCGCTTTGACGCGATCCTGTTTGTCCCCGACGGCACTTGCCCGCAGATCGAATACGAAGTGCTGCTCAAAGCCCCGGCCTATGCCTTGCTCCATCCCGGCCACCCGCTGGCTGCGCGCACGGACCTCAGTCTCGCCGATCTGGCCGACGAGCCGCTGATCGCGCTGAACAGGCCCATGGTCAGCGATTACCAGCAGCGTCTTTTCGAAACCCTGGGCCGCCGCCCGGGCACCGTTGTGCAAGCCAATACAACCGAAATGGTGCGCGGCATGGTGGCCGCCGGCCACGGCTGCGCGGTGCTGAACATGCGCCCCGCCACCGACCTCAGCTATGGCGGGCAGCGGTTGACTGCCCGGCCCTTGCGCGACGCCGGCGCGCCGTTGCAGCTGGCGGCCGGCTACCACCGCGAAAACCCGCGCCGTATCGTCAGCGCGTTTGTGCAGGGCTGCAAAGCCTGGGCCGCCAGCCCGGCAGCCGCGGATTTTGTCGTGCTGCCGCCAAACGAAACAGGCGCCCCCTGA
- a CDS encoding FadR/GntR family transcriptional regulator, which yields MSSAEETTSQILTTHSVGATVQVVIDTLFARIKAGTYPVDTRLPSERTLASELGVARNTVREALDVLASQNVIHRRPGSGSFVKFRSDPKPETSYSSLAREVSPLDHLVVRGILEPELVRLAVINMTPRQIDELDQILSRVEAVRTDPGEFIEAEEDLYRKIAEGSGNPLLHSCYELTIEACRLSYRTALRRRHLTPQRMQEYQKRYNTLFNAIASRDVESAVEFIKLHLIDEQKLLLQEI from the coding sequence ATGAGCTCAGCGGAAGAGACCACCTCGCAAATCCTGACCACCCATTCGGTGGGCGCTACCGTGCAGGTGGTGATCGACACGCTGTTTGCCCGCATCAAGGCCGGCACCTACCCGGTCGACACCCGCCTGCCATCGGAACGCACGCTGGCCTCGGAACTGGGCGTTGCCCGCAATACCGTGCGCGAGGCGCTGGATGTTCTGGCCAGCCAGAACGTGATCCACCGCCGCCCGGGCTCCGGCAGCTTTGTCAAATTCCGCTCCGATCCCAAGCCCGAGACCTCCTATTCCTCCCTCGCCAGGGAGGTGTCGCCGCTCGACCACCTGGTGGTGCGCGGCATTCTGGAACCGGAACTGGTCCGCCTGGCGGTGATCAACATGACACCGCGGCAGATCGATGAATTGGACCAGATCCTTTCCCGGGTGGAAGCCGTGCGCACCGATCCGGGCGAATTCATCGAGGCCGAGGAGGATCTCTATCGCAAGATCGCCGAGGGCTCCGGCAACCCGCTGCTGCACTCCTGCTACGAGCTGACGATCGAGGCCTGCCGCCTGTCCTACCGGACCGCGCTGCGCCGCCGCCACCTGACGCCGCAGCGGATGCAGGAATACCAGAAACGCTATAACACGCTGTTCAACGCCATCGCCTCGCGCGATGTGGAATCCGCGGTTGAATTCATCAAGCTGCACCTGATCGACGAGCAGAAACTGCTGCTTCAGGAGATTTGA
- a CDS encoding GlxA family transcriptional regulator has translation MQRDSTMTLGFLIFPGFPMACLTSAIEPLRAANEIAGTETFHWKLVSETGASVNASANVAFQPDCSLDQADDVDTLFLLSSPQGKFEDPKSSNGKLRHLARHGSTMGAVSGGVFPLARSGLLDGHSCSVHWCYKAAFTAEFPSLATVDDVIVLDRRRYTASGAAAMFDLSLKLIEQAMGDAVMTEVACWFQHPMVRAEGVRQKIPAFKTDSTADSLPPPVAKAVELFADNLEHPVSIRDAASEIGVSPRQLERSFKSATGQSPAIYYRTLRMNAARQLVMYSRDSITSIANAVGYATSSTLSQHYRESFGVTPQEERRKVNLFRVQDNRPIPSA, from the coding sequence ATGCAGCGCGATAGCACCATGACACTCGGCTTTCTGATTTTTCCCGGCTTCCCAATGGCCTGCCTGACGTCGGCCATCGAACCCCTGCGGGCGGCAAATGAAATTGCCGGCACCGAGACGTTTCACTGGAAACTGGTTTCCGAGACCGGTGCCAGCGTCAACGCCTCCGCCAATGTGGCGTTTCAGCCCGACTGCTCTTTGGACCAGGCCGACGACGTCGACACGCTCTTTCTGCTGTCCAGCCCGCAGGGCAAATTCGAAGACCCCAAGAGCTCCAACGGCAAGCTGCGCCACCTGGCCCGCCACGGCAGCACCATGGGCGCGGTCTCGGGCGGGGTGTTTCCGCTGGCGCGCTCCGGTCTGCTGGACGGGCACAGCTGTTCGGTGCACTGGTGCTACAAGGCCGCTTTCACCGCCGAATTCCCGTCGCTCGCCACCGTTGACGATGTGATCGTGCTGGACCGCCGCCGCTATACCGCCAGCGGTGCCGCGGCAATGTTCGACCTGTCCCTGAAGCTGATCGAACAGGCCATGGGCGACGCGGTGATGACCGAGGTCGCCTGCTGGTTCCAGCACCCGATGGTCCGGGCCGAAGGCGTGCGCCAGAAAATCCCCGCGTTCAAGACCGACAGCACCGCCGACAGCCTGCCGCCGCCGGTGGCCAAGGCCGTGGAACTGTTTGCCGACAACCTCGAACATCCGGTCTCGATCCGCGACGCCGCCAGCGAAATCGGCGTCTCGCCGCGCCAGCTTGAACGCAGCTTCAAATCCGCCACTGGCCAAAGCCCGGCGATCTATTACCGCACCCTGCGGATGAACGCGGCGCGGCAGCTGGTGATGTATTCCCGCGACTCGATCACCTCGATCGCCAACGCGGTGGGCTATGCGACCTCCTCCACCCTGTCGCAGCACTACCGCGAAAGCTTCGGCGTCACCCCGCAGGAGGAACGCCGCAAGGTGAACCTGTTCCGGGTGCAGGACAACCGGCCTATCCCCTCGGCCTGA